The DNA window CTGGCGGAACGTATCCAAATCGATGCGGTGATGACCGATATCAACATGCCCTTCCTGGACGGCCTTGCATTCACGCACCGTTTGGCGGCCCTGTCCCCGGCGACTAAGGTGCTTATCATCTCCGGGTACGATGATTTTGAATACGCACGGAAAGCGGTACAGCTTCAGGTCTATGAGTATATCGTTAAGCCCGTAACCCCTAAAGAACTCAGGGCGGTTTTGGAAAAATTAAAGGCCACCCTGGATCAGGAACGGGCGGAACGGCTTAATCTGGAACAAATCAAAAAACAGCTATCGGAGAGTATGCCCCTTATGCGGGAACGGTTCCTGGTCCGGCTTGCGGAGGGGAAACAACGGCCTGCGGATATACCGGAACGGATCGCCGCCCTTGGCTTGGACCTGCCTGTCCGGGGAGCCGCCTATCAATGTTTGATCCTGGATTTTGTCTGCCCCCGGGAGGGGGAGCATTTTGCCATCGATCTCCTGACCCAGCGGCATGTGGTGGAACAATTCCTTGAGGCCGGTGAAACCGGGATTCTGTTTCAGGATCGGGAAGACCGGCCTACCCTCCTCATCTGGAATAGCGATAGGGCCTACCTGTACCGGGAAGGCCTGAAAATTGCAGAAACCCTTTGCCGCAGTCTCCAGTCCCTGGGGCTCAAGGATACCATCCTGGGGGTGGGTGAGCCGGTGGAGGATCCGGAGGATCTCCCGGTTTCCTACAATTCCGCAGCGGACGCCCTAACCGCAGCCGCCCTCCGGGGAATGAGCGGGGTTTCCGTCTACCGGGAGCTGGTGGGGAAAACCGGATTTTCCAA is part of the Treponema primitia ZAS-1 genome and encodes:
- a CDS encoding response regulator, with the protein product MGDSLYSFVIVDDEPEIREGIRDTIPWEELGFSFAGACANGFEALELAERIQIDAVMTDINMPFLDGLAFTHRLAALSPATKVLIISGYDDFEYARKAVQLQVYEYIVKPVTPKELRAVLEKLKATLDQERAERLNLEQIKKQLSESMPLMRERFLVRLAEGKQRPADIPERIAALGLDLPVRGAAYQCLILDFVCPREGEHFAIDLLTQRHVVEQFLEAGETGILFQDREDRPTLLIWNSDRAYLYREGLKIAETLCRSLQSLGLKDTILGVGEPVEDPEDLPVSYNSAADALTAAALRGMSGVSVYRELVGKTGFS